A DNA window from Streptomyces canus contains the following coding sequences:
- a CDS encoding SHOCT domain-containing protein, whose amino-acid sequence MQTLAHWDGGPGPWILFFPLIWAAVVLGVVTVLRRTVWRGRRGPWRAMADAGPSGDSPIAMLGRRFASGDIDEDEYWRRLSVLDEQFGRAAGNGGAA is encoded by the coding sequence ATGCAGACACTCGCGCACTGGGACGGCGGCCCCGGCCCGTGGATCCTCTTCTTCCCGCTGATCTGGGCGGCCGTCGTGCTCGGCGTCGTCACCGTCCTGCGCCGCACCGTCTGGCGCGGCCGCCGCGGACCGTGGCGCGCCATGGCCGACGCCGGCCCCTCCGGCGACTCACCGATCGCCATGCTCGGCCGCCGCTTCGCCTCCGGTGACATCGACGAGGACGAGTACTGGCGCCGGCTGTCCGTCCTGGACGAGCAGTTCGGCCGTGCGGCGGGCAACGGCGGTGCAGCATGA
- a CDS encoding ABC transporter permease, whose protein sequence is MNASVRLSMSSLRAHKRRFAGTFLAVFLGVAFLAGTLVMGDTLRAGFDTVFGNATSGTDAVVRSAEAITTPGESQGVREPVDTDLVKTLEQVPGVAAAAPDIQGAGQLIGADGKPIGGQGPPTLAGNWIDDPELNPYRLAEGRAPKKSGEVVVNRGTAERGDLRIGDTTILRTPDPVEVTIVGLATFGGEDGMAQVTFTGMTLSDAEKYLTAGPGEASSIQVRAGPGVGQQELVDRLTPVLPGGVEAITGQESTEENTDMISSQFLDIFTTFLLVFSGVALLVATFSIHNTFAIVVAQRTRENALLRALGASRRQVTASTLTEASLVAVTASAAGLVGGIGIAAGLQALFPAIGFPFPEGDLVIGVLSMTLPLAVGIIVCLGSALLPAVRAGRTAPLAALRETAVDQSGASRVRAVIGGGLAALAVAVTLTGVLVSPSIWLAGAGSVTALAAFVVLGPVASTTAVRVIGSPLDRLRGVTGSLARRNALRSPRRTAATASALMIGVSVVSLFTVFGASLKATMDQTVSRSFAGDVAVSTPSFGAGGSGLSPRLAGAVQQLPEVDTAVGLGRGVAEVDGKGRALTVTDPLALERTFDLGKVRGSLSDLGTDGVAITEKEAEKQGLTTGDKARLTFTDGVKDTFTVRAVYGQSELAGDYVITRAAWAPHRTQDSDTLVAVSFKDGVSTDAGKAAVEKVAARYGDPEVQTRDEYAQSSAGGIDMMLTLVYALLALAVLIALLGIANTLTLAIHERTRELGLLRAVGQTRSQLRSMVRWESLLVAAFGTVGGLALGAFLGWVLVEASDGASDSAFAFAMPPLQLGVVALVGLAAGALAGLRPARRAARLDVLRAIAAE, encoded by the coding sequence ATGAACGCCTCCGTACGGCTGAGCATGTCCTCCCTGCGCGCCCACAAGCGGCGCTTCGCCGGGACCTTCCTCGCGGTGTTCCTCGGCGTGGCGTTCCTCGCCGGGACGCTCGTCATGGGCGACACGCTCCGCGCCGGTTTCGACACCGTGTTCGGCAACGCGACCAGCGGCACCGACGCCGTGGTCCGCAGTGCCGAGGCCATCACCACGCCGGGGGAGAGCCAGGGGGTGCGCGAGCCGGTCGACACCGACCTGGTCAAGACCCTCGAGCAGGTCCCCGGTGTCGCGGCGGCCGCCCCCGACATCCAGGGGGCGGGCCAGTTGATCGGCGCCGACGGCAAGCCCATCGGCGGCCAGGGCCCACCCACCCTGGCCGGCAACTGGATCGACGACCCCGAGCTCAACCCCTACCGACTCGCCGAAGGCCGTGCACCGAAGAAGTCCGGCGAGGTCGTGGTCAACCGCGGCACCGCCGAGCGGGGCGATCTGAGGATCGGCGACACGACGATCCTGCGTACGCCCGACCCCGTCGAGGTGACGATCGTCGGCCTCGCGACCTTCGGCGGCGAGGACGGCATGGCCCAGGTGACCTTCACCGGCATGACTCTGTCCGACGCCGAGAAGTACCTCACGGCCGGGCCCGGGGAGGCGTCGAGCATCCAGGTGCGCGCGGGTCCCGGCGTCGGTCAGCAGGAGCTCGTCGACCGGTTGACTCCCGTGCTGCCCGGAGGTGTCGAGGCGATCACCGGTCAGGAGTCGACCGAAGAGAACACCGATATGATCTCCAGCCAGTTCCTGGACATCTTCACGACCTTCCTGCTGGTCTTCTCGGGCGTGGCCCTCCTGGTCGCGACCTTCTCCATCCACAACACCTTCGCGATCGTCGTGGCCCAACGCACCCGCGAGAACGCCCTGTTGCGGGCTCTCGGTGCCTCCCGCCGTCAGGTCACGGCATCCACCCTGACCGAGGCGAGCCTGGTCGCGGTGACCGCGTCGGCCGCGGGCCTCGTGGGCGGCATCGGCATCGCCGCCGGGCTCCAGGCGCTGTTCCCGGCGATCGGATTCCCCTTCCCCGAGGGCGACTTGGTGATCGGCGTGCTGTCGATGACGCTGCCGCTGGCGGTCGGCATCATCGTCTGCCTGGGCTCCGCGCTGCTGCCCGCCGTACGTGCGGGCCGCACCGCACCGCTCGCCGCACTGCGCGAGACGGCCGTCGACCAGTCGGGCGCATCCCGGGTCCGAGCCGTCATCGGCGGGGGACTGGCGGCACTCGCGGTGGCCGTGACGCTCACCGGCGTCCTGGTCTCGCCGTCCATCTGGCTCGCGGGAGCCGGTTCCGTGACGGCCCTGGCCGCGTTCGTGGTCCTCGGCCCGGTCGCCTCCACGACAGCCGTACGGGTCATCGGGAGCCCCCTCGACCGGCTCCGCGGAGTCACCGGCTCCCTCGCCCGGCGCAACGCCCTGCGCAGCCCCAGGCGAACCGCCGCCACCGCGAGCGCGCTGATGATCGGCGTGTCCGTGGTCTCCCTGTTCACGGTGTTCGGAGCGTCCCTGAAGGCCACCATGGACCAGACCGTGTCCCGGTCCTTCGCGGGCGACGTCGCCGTCAGCACCCCCTCGTTCGGCGCGGGCGGCAGCGGCCTCAGCCCACGGCTCGCCGGAGCGGTCCAGCAACTGCCCGAGGTGGACACGGCCGTGGGCCTCGGTCGCGGTGTCGCCGAGGTCGACGGCAAGGGGCGCGCGTTGACCGTCACCGACCCGCTCGCACTGGAACGCACCTTCGACCTCGGCAAGGTCCGGGGTTCACTGAGCGACCTCGGCACCGACGGCGTCGCCATCACCGAGAAGGAAGCGGAGAAGCAGGGCCTCACGACCGGCGACAAGGCTCGTCTGACCTTCACCGACGGTGTGAAGGACACCTTCACGGTCCGCGCGGTCTACGGGCAGTCCGAGCTGGCGGGGGACTACGTCATCACCCGCGCGGCCTGGGCCCCGCACCGCACGCAGGACTCCGACACGCTCGTCGCGGTCTCCTTCAAGGACGGTGTGAGCACCGACGCGGGCAAGGCGGCGGTGGAGAAGGTGGCGGCGCGGTACGGCGATCCCGAGGTGCAGACCCGCGACGAGTACGCACAGTCCTCGGCCGGCGGCATCGACATGATGCTCACCCTGGTCTACGCGTTGCTCGCCCTCGCGGTCCTCATCGCCCTGCTGGGCATCGCCAACACGCTGACCCTGGCGATCCACGAGCGCACCCGGGAACTGGGTCTGCTGAGGGCCGTGGGCCAGACCCGGTCCCAGCTCCGCTCCATGGTCCGCTGGGAGTCCCTCCTGGTCGCCGCCTTCGGCACGGTCGGCGGACTCGCCCTCGGCGCCTTCCTCGGCTGGGTCCTGGTCGAGGCCTCGGACGGCGCGAGCGACAGCGCCTTCGCCTTCGCGATGCCGCCCCTGCAACTCGGGGTGGTGGCCCTGGTGGGCCTCGCCGCGGGAGCCCTCGCAGGACTGCGCCCGGCTCGGCGCGCGGCCCGTCTGGACGTACTGCGGGCGATCGCCGCCGAGTGA
- a CDS encoding DUF4865 family protein — MHAMQYELTLPADYDMAVIRARVARIGHLLDDWEGLGFKTYLMRERGVNGSPVNQYAPFYLWDTVEGMNTFLWGGPFQGLSNDFGRPSVRQWTGLSYEEGGTVGSPARSAVRRRQPVPEGVELAEVMVEAVEETERLAGEDGALFAAAAVDTARWELVHFSLWAHEAPKADGDLFEVLHVSAPGRERLPRGRQW; from the coding sequence ATGCACGCCATGCAGTACGAGCTCACGCTGCCCGCCGACTACGACATGGCCGTCATCCGCGCCCGGGTGGCCCGGATCGGGCATCTGCTGGACGACTGGGAGGGGCTCGGCTTCAAGACGTATCTGATGCGCGAGCGCGGGGTGAACGGCTCGCCCGTCAACCAGTACGCCCCCTTCTACCTCTGGGACACTGTGGAGGGCATGAACACCTTCCTCTGGGGAGGCCCCTTCCAGGGGCTCAGCAACGACTTCGGGCGACCGTCGGTGCGGCAGTGGACAGGTCTGTCGTACGAGGAGGGCGGCACCGTCGGCTCCCCCGCTCGGTCGGCGGTCCGCAGGCGTCAACCGGTGCCCGAGGGCGTGGAGTTGGCGGAGGTGATGGTGGAAGCGGTGGAGGAGACTGAGCGGCTGGCCGGGGAGGACGGCGCGCTGTTCGCGGCGGCCGCCGTGGACACGGCCCGCTGGGAGCTCGTGCACTTCTCGCTGTGGGCGCACGAAGCACCGAAGGCGGACGGCGATCTGTTCGAGGTGCTGCACGTGTCGGCGCCGGGACGGGAGCGGCTGCCGCGGGGGCGTCAGTGGTGA
- a CDS encoding ABC transporter ATP-binding protein, which produces MTATTASTRTLPAARVVDAVKVYGSGDTGVRALDGVSVDFPAGRFTAIMGPSGSGKSTLMHCAAGLDTLTEGASYIGETDLGSLDDRRLTLLRRDRVGFVFQAFNLVPTLSVEENIRLPLDLAGGKGDPEWIDALIEVVGLRDRLRHRPAELSGGQQQRVAVARAFVGRPDVVFADEPTGNLDSRSGGEVLGLLGSTVRQTGRTVVMVTHDPVAAAHADEVVFLADGRLVDRMESPTADRVLDRLKAFEVPS; this is translated from the coding sequence ATGACCGCCACGACCGCCTCGACGAGGACGCTGCCGGCCGCCCGGGTGGTCGACGCCGTGAAGGTGTACGGCAGCGGTGACACCGGGGTGCGGGCCCTGGACGGGGTGAGCGTCGACTTTCCGGCCGGCCGGTTCACCGCGATCATGGGGCCCTCGGGCTCCGGCAAATCCACCCTCATGCACTGCGCGGCCGGCCTCGACACGCTCACCGAGGGCGCCTCCTACATCGGCGAAACCGACCTCGGCTCGCTCGACGACCGCCGTCTGACCCTGCTGCGCCGGGACCGCGTCGGCTTCGTCTTCCAGGCGTTCAACCTGGTGCCGACGCTGAGCGTCGAGGAGAACATCAGGCTGCCGCTGGACCTCGCGGGAGGCAAGGGTGACCCGGAGTGGATCGACGCGCTGATCGAGGTCGTCGGCCTGCGCGACCGGCTCCGGCACCGGCCGGCCGAGCTGTCCGGTGGACAGCAGCAACGCGTCGCCGTGGCCCGAGCGTTCGTCGGCCGCCCGGACGTCGTCTTCGCCGACGAGCCCACCGGGAACCTCGACTCCCGCTCCGGCGGTGAGGTCCTCGGCCTCCTCGGCAGCACCGTGCGCCAGACGGGCCGCACGGTCGTCATGGTCACCCACGACCCGGTCGCCGCCGCCCACGCCGACGAGGTCGTCTTCCTCGCCGACGGGCGCCTGGTGGACCGTATGGAGTCCCCCACCGCCGACCGGGTCCTGGACCGTCTGAAGGCCTTCGAGGTGCCCTCATGA
- a CDS encoding TetR/AcrR family transcriptional regulator, whose translation MSTSDRLIESTRELLWERGYVGTSPKAILERAGAGQGSMYHHFKGKPDLALAAIRRTAEDLRATAEGVLGGPGTPYERIEAYLRRERDVLRGCPIGRLTMDPDVIASDELRAPVDETIDWIRERIAGIVEEGKEQGQFASSLDGEEIAATVLATVQGGYVLARASGSPAAFDTGVRGLLSLLTPPSS comes from the coding sequence ATGAGCACCTCGGACCGACTGATCGAGTCCACCCGTGAGCTGCTGTGGGAGCGCGGCTATGTGGGGACCAGCCCCAAGGCGATCCTGGAGCGCGCGGGGGCCGGACAGGGCAGCATGTACCACCACTTCAAGGGCAAGCCCGACCTCGCCCTGGCCGCGATCCGGCGGACCGCCGAGGACTTGCGGGCCACCGCGGAGGGAGTACTCGGCGGGCCCGGCACGCCGTATGAGCGCATCGAGGCGTATCTGCGGCGTGAGCGGGACGTGCTGCGCGGTTGCCCGATCGGCCGACTGACGATGGACCCGGACGTCATCGCCAGCGACGAACTGCGCGCGCCCGTCGACGAGACGATCGACTGGATCCGTGAGCGCATCGCCGGGATCGTCGAAGAGGGCAAGGAACAGGGCCAGTTCGCGTCCTCGCTGGACGGCGAGGAGATCGCGGCGACCGTTCTCGCGACGGTCCAGGGCGGCTATGTCCTCGCCCGCGCGTCCGGCTCGCCCGCCGCGTTCGACACGGGCGTGCGGGGTCTGCTCTCGCTGCTCACACCACCATCGTCGTAA